From Gemmatimonadota bacterium:
ATCCAGCTCCGGGGCGTAACCAAGCGCTTCTGGCCGGGTCCGGTCGAGGCGGTTCGGGACGTCTCCCTGGAAGTACGAGAGGGAGAGATCCTCACCCTTCTCGGGCCCTCCGGATGCGGGAAGACCACCACGCTCCGTCTCATCGCGGGCTTCGAAGTCCCCGATGCAGGAACGATTGCCGTCGGAGCCCGGACGGTTGCGGGCGATCGATGTTGGGTGCCGCCCGAAAAGCGGGGCGTGGGAATGGTGTTCCAGGACTATGCGCTCTTTCCGCACCTCACCGTCGGTGAAAATGTCATGTTCGGGTTGGACGGCCTCCCGAAGGGAAGCAGGAAAGCTCGGGCCGACGAAGTCCTCCGGATCCTCGACCTGAAGGCCCTGTTCAACCGGTATCCTCACGAGCTCTCCGGGGGACAGCAGCAGCGAGTGGCGCTCGCACGCGCCCTCGCCCCCGCGCCGGTGGTCGTCCTCATGGACGAACCCTTTTCGAATCTCGATGCCCACCTGCGCACCCAAGTCCGTGACGAGGTCCTCGGCATTCTGCGGCGCACGGGCATGACCTGCATTCTCGTGAGCCACGACCAGCGGGACGCTCTCGCGATATCCGATCGGGTGGTCGTCATGAACCACGGCCGCATCGAACAGGCCGGATCCCCCCGGGAGATTTACAAGCACCCCGAGTCCGTCTTCGTCGCGACCTTCGTGGGACGCACCAATCTTCTCCAGGGGGAGATCCAGAACGACGACGGGTGCGTGCTGACGGACTTCGGGTCATTCTGCCGCGTCGATCGCCTGGGCCTCCCGATCGGAAGCCGAGTGATGGTAGCGGTTCGGCCGGATGGCTTCGCCGAGTGCGAAGAACAGGAGGGGATCCTCCGCGGCCGTGTCGTTTCGACGACCTATACGGGTGCGCAAATCGAAGCGGAGATCGCGGTTCCTTCTGCGCACGGGGGCGACCGGCACCTGATCGTGCATCTCCCCCCGACGCGGACTTACGAGCCCGGCGAGTTCCTCTCCTTCGCGCTCGTCCCTGACTTCGCTTCCGTCGTGCGCAACTCCTGTTCGACGCTCGAGCTCGCCGCACGCTGACCAAGCTGGGCTCCTTCGATCATCGAGCGGTACCCCTCCCGAAACGTCGGATAACGTAGCCGATACCCTGACGCTCGCAGCCGCCGGTTCGAGCACCGTTTGTTCGAGCGGGTCCGATCCGCATCGTCGCCGCGCGCGGGGACGGGTTCACCCAACAACTCTGCAACAAATGTGTAGACGTCGCAGAGGCGGACGGGCTCGTCATCCACGCCGACGTAAACTGGATGCGGATCGTCCCGGATGAGGAGGTGCGCGAGAGCCCCGGCGGCGTCGTCCCGGTGAATGCGATTCGACCATATCCGATCCGCCGGAGATCCTTCCTCCGGGCAACGCGCCTCCCCGGCACGAACGCGCTCGAGGAGACGGGTGCGTTCGGGTCCGTAGATTCCGCCCAGGCGAAGTGAAACGGAGGGGACGTTGCTCTCCCGCAGCCGGTCTTCTCCTTCGAGAACAAGCTCGCCGCGAAAGCCATCCGGCGAGGTGGGGGTCTCCTCATCCACCCATGTCCCGGCCGCATCACCCCAGACCGCGGTGCTGGAGGTGAAGAGGATGCGGCGGACCTCCGCGTGCGAGGATTCGAGGGCTCGCAGAACGTTCAGCGGGCCATCCACGTAGGCAGCGCGGTACGCTTCCGGCGAAGACGCTCCGGCCGCCGCCGTGTAAACTGCGGCGTCCACCCGCGGCAGAAGGCGCGTCAAACCGGGATCGAGCAGGTCGGCGGCGACTGGCTGGATCGGTGCGGGCAGCCGACTCGGATCGCGGCGGACTCCCCAGACCTCGTGCCCGGCCGCCGCGAGGATGAGGCCGAGCTCTGTGCCCACGTAGCCGCATCCGGCGATCAGGACCTTCATCTCAGTCCTCGGCCCTCCCCGGCTCTCAATCCACGATCATCTAAGTCCCCCGCTCCCGCCGGCTCTCAATCCAAAATCGCCGCGTGGACGAGCGCCTTGAGGCGCTGACGGAGTGACTCGGGATTCGCCGGAGAATTTTGCCACATCAGGACGATCACGGTTTCCGTGGCGGGGTCGTTCCAGAATATCGTGCCCGCGCTCCCATCCCACCCGTATTCGCCGACGGAAGGCGTACTGCTCGCGCTTCCCGGCGACGCGCT
This genomic window contains:
- a CDS encoding ABC transporter ATP-binding protein — protein: MSAPVIQLRGVTKRFWPGPVEAVRDVSLEVREGEILTLLGPSGCGKTTTLRLIAGFEVPDAGTIAVGARTVAGDRCWVPPEKRGVGMVFQDYALFPHLTVGENVMFGLDGLPKGSRKARADEVLRILDLKALFNRYPHELSGGQQQRVALARALAPAPVVVLMDEPFSNLDAHLRTQVRDEVLGILRRTGMTCILVSHDQRDALAISDRVVVMNHGRIEQAGSPREIYKHPESVFVATFVGRTNLLQGEIQNDDGCVLTDFGSFCRVDRLGLPIGSRVMVAVRPDGFAECEEQEGILRGRVVSTTYTGAQIEAEIAVPSAHGGDRHLIVHLPPTRTYEPGEFLSFALVPDFASVVRNSCSTLELAAR
- a CDS encoding SDR family oxidoreductase; its protein translation is MKVLIAGCGYVGTELGLILAAAGHEVWGVRRDPSRLPAPIQPVAADLLDPGLTRLLPRVDAAVYTAAAGASSPEAYRAAYVDGPLNVLRALESSHAEVRRILFTSSTAVWGDAAGTWVDEETPTSPDGFRGELVLEGEDRLRESNVPSVSLRLGGIYGPERTRLLERVRAGEARCPEEGSPADRIWSNRIHRDDAAGALAHLLIRDDPHPVYVGVDDEPVRLCDVYTFVAELLGEPVPARGDDADRTRSNKRCSNRRLRASGYRLRYPTFREGYRSMIEGAQLGQRAASSSVEQELRTTEAKSGTSAKERNSPGS